Within Streptomyces sp. NBC_00704, the genomic segment GGTCGTCACGGTGCCGTTGCAGGTGTTCGCGTGCGAGCTGGCGACCGCCCGCGGCAACGAGGTCGACCAGCCGCGGAACCTCGCGAAGTCGGTCACCGTGGAGTAGCCGGTGGTGTAGCTCGCCGAGCGGCCCGTGAGGGGCGGCCCGTGAGGGGGCGGGAGAGGTCACGCGGGAGGGGCGGCCCGGGAACAGGTGACGGAACAGGGGACGCGGGAGGGGCCCGTCCGCCGGGGCCCTCCCGCGCCGCCCGCCGGGTGCGTCAGCCGCGTCTGCGCGTCCTGCGGGCCGTGAACACCTTCCAGGCCGCGAAAACCAGCGGGAGTTCCATGATCCAGACGCCCGCGACCGCGTCCCACTCCGGGGCGGCGGCCGCGGCCTCGTCCGCCGTGATCACCGCGCAGAGCAGGCCCCAGACCGCCGCCAGCAGGCCCACGAGCCACAGCGCGACGGTCCAGCCGGCGGTGGAGCGGCCGCTGCCGGACGCCGGTGCGGCGGCCCGCTTGCGCGGCTGGGGGATGCGGTCGGGCTCGCGGGCCGGTAGCGGAACCGTCGTCTGCCGGGGCACGGCCGCGTCGATCGCGGCGACGCGCTCCGGCGTCACGCCCCGGAAGAGCGTCGGCTCGACGTTGACCGAGAACCCGTCGTGACCGGTGAGGGCGCGGGAGCCGTCGGGCCGGGTGGTCATCGCCGCGCAGGCGTCGTACCGGACGGTGATCGGGCCCCTCGGGGTCAGCAGGCTCACGCCCTCCGCGCCGATGACCAGCGTGACGTCCTCGTCCTCCAGGGACTGGTGGCGGGTGCCGGTGACCGCGGCCGCCGAGCGCTGCGGAGCGGCCGTCAGCCCGGCCCAGTCGAGGCCCCGGCCGGGCACCTGCACGAGCGCGTTCCCCCAGGCCTCCCGGGCGACCTCGCGCAGGTCCTGGACGGTCACGGCGTCCAGCTCCGCCCTGTGCTGCTCGGGGCTGAGGATGCGGTGCCCGAGGAGCAGGCTCAGCGCGTACGAGGGCAGGGTGGCCGCGCCCAGGTCGGGGATGTCGTACACCTTGCGGAGCTTGCCGCGGGCGGAGTCCAGCTCGGACTGCTCGATGCGGCCCGCGCGCAGCCGGGCGAGCGTGTCGACGAAACCGCCGACGACCGCGTCCTGCTTCTGCGGGAGGGCGTCGGCGTACGCGGTGAGGGTGGCGAACCGGGCGTCGCGCGGGCTGTAGTCCGCCTCCGCCGAGTAGGAGTAGCCGCCCTCCTGGCGCAGGTCCCTGAAGAGGGCCCGGCCGAGCACCTCGGCGAACACGGAGGCCGCCGTGGAGCGCCGCAGCACCGAGGTGAGGACGACATGGCCGTCGTCGCCGCTGATGTAGGCGGGCGTGGTGGGCAGGGCGCTGGTCGCGGCCGGCGCGGGCAGGCGCGAGCCCGCGGGGAGGGTGAGGTCCAGCCCGTCGGGGATGTGGTCGCTGGTGATCCACAGCACCGCGTTGTCC encodes:
- a CDS encoding M16 family metallopeptidase → MTTDLHTPGPADGPGGTRTPAPAPAPADGLAALDGLVAHTTVDGIPALHAPASGNEITAGLFFRVGRADETLATAGITHLVEHLALHRLGLSDLHYNGATANAYTLFHVTGREEEVVEYLNSVCAGLRDLPMQRLETEKEILRTEAAGRGGGPHHQMPLWRYGAQGYGLSSYSELGTWGLTPDQVRSWAETRFTRDNAVLWITSDHIPDGLDLTLPAGSRLPAPAATSALPTTPAYISGDDGHVVLTSVLRRSTAASVFAEVLGRALFRDLRQEGGYSYSAEADYSPRDARFATLTAYADALPQKQDAVVGGFVDTLARLRAGRIEQSELDSARGKLRKVYDIPDLGAATLPSYALSLLLGHRILSPEQHRAELDAVTVQDLREVAREAWGNALVQVPGRGLDWAGLTAAPQRSAAAVTGTRHQSLEDEDVTLVIGAEGVSLLTPRGPITVRYDACAAMTTRPDGSRALTGHDGFSVNVEPTLFRGVTPERVAAIDAAVPRQTTVPLPAREPDRIPQPRKRAAAPASGSGRSTAGWTVALWLVGLLAAVWGLLCAVITADEAAAAAPEWDAVAGVWIMELPLVFAAWKVFTARRTRRRG